The following DNA comes from Pieris napi chromosome 18, ilPieNapi1.2, whole genome shotgun sequence.
acCAATCCTTCATCCACCTTCTCTTAggtttttttgtctttttaataaaatacgcaCAACTGCTGCCACCAGTAAAGTATTGTTATccatagtattatttatttcctttccGTACGATTGCAAAGTTCGAAGTGACGCCATGCATCCAAATGGAAGTATTGTGAATGGTACCGTATCTCGATAAATTTCCATTTGGAGTGCATCAAAAAGGAAGTCTACTAAATGGACGTATCGTCAGTGGCCGACTTCAGTGAAGCCACAGTTCCGACACAGTACCGGTACAGTGCGAAATATTCTTTCATACATTCTCTATGATCGCATCCCCACTTGTCAGTGTCAGTGCCGACACCGGCCATCACGGACGAATTCGTTGACAACGATATTTTTGTCGGATCACTGATGCCGCgttattatttgttacattttgtttattgcaGATGAATATTGAAGCAGCTctttgacattttaaaatattttctttcatcTTTAACTAATTCTTTGTATAATGTGATGAATTCTCCTTCCGTATTTCTTAATTGCCATGCTTTATGCatccattttcttttttttccttGATGCTGCTCTTCTTCTTCGTCTAAAGCAACAGCTATCATTGCTAGCTCCGTAGTATTGAACAGAGCCATAATCACGTTACTTGAAGACAGACACGTTTTCACTGAAGCTCCTTAAACTGAATACTGATATGTGTGAATTAAATGACTGACGCAATACTGTATCACTGATACTGAACTGATGCGGTACTGTGCCGGAACTGTGGGTTCACTGATATGTGTGAATCGACcttaaaggcctcctccagctttttccaactgactttgtctatggctctctttctccattcgtttcctgctaccgcttctatttcttctatccaccttttttttgAGCGACCTCTTCTCCTTCTTACTCTTGGTCCTTTCCAGTTGTCTTTAAGGTCCACCTATTATCTGTGTATCTTGCTATATGCCCCGCCCACTGCCACTTCTGTTTTAGGGCATAATGTAAGGCATCTATAACTTTTGTTCTTCGTTTTATGTTTtcgcttttaatttaatgtatttttcttattttaagtacGCTTCTTTCCATTGCTTTCTGGCATGCTactagtttagtttttatttttgtattgaataaGGAATTGTTACACTCACTTACGGCTGTGTTGGccagcgtacgactctcatctctgaagTTGTGGGATGCCCGGATGTCCACCCCTGGAATTTTCGatctgcgcatttaacacttgctcgtaggaaggaaaacatcatgaggaaaccggcatgctttacaaaaatcaaataaaaaaatacatacaaccctaaattttcaGTCTTATATCACCAACTcctgctttttattttttaattaaaatcttacgACTTGAACTCTAAGGTTTACATAGAGAAatattcacagaaaaacctaaaaagttttcattccaaaaaaccgaacagtctctggggtagcatagcaaaatgtgccatgttggtatgtactgaAAAGGTAGGCtgagtaaaatcacattaaggagaaacgaagttcgtgggggcagctagtaaatataaattcgtataattgtaatgttatatacgttttaaatttttgttttctacaaataatatagCTAATAGAAGCAATGTTTAACTATGGCAACAAAAACATTCcagaataaattttgtttgtgttaaaCTGATACaatatgtttgtataaaaatatatatttaataattacgaCAATTCAGTTCTTGATCATATAACCATTGTCAACAAAAAATTCCGCTCCTGTCACGCCAACAGCCTTGTCACTTGCCAAAAAAAGTATCATATCAGCGATTTCCACAGACTGCGATACACGCTTCAGTGGCATAGAGTCGGCATAATTCTCTAGCTTAACATTTGTCAAACCAGCGTTATCCATAAAGTCGGTTATAACTGGTCCAGGGCTCACTGTGTTGACTCGTACGCCTTCACTCGCCAATTCCACAGCTGCACAGCGTGTAAAATGGTTTAATGCCGCCTTTGAGACACAGTATGGAGTTATACCTTTCATTCTCGGTGCCATTGAGCCAGCGACACTTGATATATTGACGATATTACCTTTAGTTTTGACCAAATATGGCGCTGCGAGGGAGGTCACGTTAAGATGCGCTCGGACATTAACTTTCATGGTCTCATCGTACATTTCCAAGAAGTTACCTTCCAAAATAGTCGCATTTCGCATTATCCCAGCATTGTTGACCAACACATCGAGTTTCCCAAATGTTTTTATGACAGATGcaaccatttttttacattcttCTTCGTCGCCTACGTCGGCCTTGATTACCAACGGTTTGGAATATTTGGAACAGTTTCCGGCAACGTTGTTCAGTTTTTCCACGTTCCTGCCGACGATGGCCACGTTAGCTCCATTTTTAGCGAATTCAATAGCCGTCGCGGCTCCAATACCGGAGCTGGCGCCCGTTATAAGCACTACTTTGTGTTTGAAACTCATGATTATAATGCAGATAGACTGCAATGTCTTTATATAGACGTTAATCTATTGTGATAAGACGTTAAGATAAATACTTTACTTAATTCACGCAAgtcatttttataagtatagtaCCTATGGCGCAAAGAAGAGGGCTATAATTGTCATATGTATTTCTATCATTTAAACACTAGTTAGTGTCGGAAGGTCGTGGTGCTGTCCACATACAATTGTCGATGATGCACTGcgtttaaatttggaatatctttattttatttttaaatgtgcggtttcctttataatttagttcgtatattttctcatacaagtaaacacaatgttttcaagtattatttgcattttaattaattgctaTAGCCACTAGTACACCCTATCAGttaggggccatccataaagtacgtcacacgttaATGGGGAGGGAGGGTATCGAAGTGTGACATCGTGTGACAAGGGGCATGGCCCCCCATGGTCAATACTTTTGTGATgtcacatgttaaaattttaaatacttaaactattgatatacaaaaaacccaagatgcactctcgaataaaagtattattgcaaaatcatccttacgcgaattgtttaaagttgttattacaacgattatttttaaatacatacataaatttaaattttgtgacgtcacatcaaGAGGGGGGGGGGTTATAAAAACGTGACAACCTGTGACAAGGACGGGGGGAGGGGTTCAAAAGTCCTAAAATTCGTGCCTTAGTAGGTCGCGTCTTTGTTTGAATTTACTAGCTTTTGATTCTGCACGCATGGATTTCGGTTTCGGATTCCTTTGCGACATCATTATACAACCATAATTCTGGCTCAGTGTTGGCCAGCATACGACTCTCattttgcgcatttaacactcgctcgtaggaaggaaaatatcgtgacgAAACCGGCACCCAAAAATAGAAGAGTGTCAGGCAAtgtcacctacttgcctattgagAAATCATCACGAAACAAACAGAAGTCTGAGGACCAAGGGTCGTATCGGCACTGTTTCTCTTAAGCGTTGTAAATTTCTAATGACATTTTGCTTTGCACTATTTACTAATTGTACAGTTTTTAATAACGTATAGAAGAATATACGTTCCCACTCTTACAACAATATACTTATTACATAAACATGTACACTAAAGTGTCgaggaataaatattataataacatttgtccagttttattatcaaaccatgaatcttttatattttgtttcaagtgatcattgtaaaaaataaatctgcaatcatattaattaaatgcgcTCTCTCATACTCCTCTGGCTCTACGACCAAAAAGGTATTAACTGCGGCAGAATCGCATCTgtttttttgataatatttgcTTTTCGTTTTCTTTCGAACATCGTGGTTTAGATTACGATAGTCTCCTTGCATACTCTTCTGCAATGACTATGTCTAGCTCCCTGATGGTTTACGGAATAGGTTACGTCTCTTTAGAACATCCCAGATATGCTGAACGTCGCCAAAGGGTGGcgattgataataaaaatagcgtTACGGAGCGTTCTTGCAAGAACTTGGGATTCGTCGTTTAGATTGGCCAGCTCGAAGTCTTGACTTTAATACAATTGAGCAAAATGGTAGTCTCAAACCTCACCACGTATCACCATGGGGGAGGGAGGggttaaaaatgataaaaaaacatcACGTGATTAATGGACAGCACCTTAAATAGATTTtagaaatgtaaaaatttCGGTATTTTATCACAAATATACAACGTGTTTTAAACCGTTTAAACGTTTTTAAAGATTAATAGGATAcgattgtttactttttagaTGTTCTGACGTGTCgtgtgaatatttaaatgaatgtgTGCCGCGTAGCGACCTATCAAATTGTGCCTAATTGATATCAAAATGATTAaaacgataataataatataagcctTTATTCAGACAAGATACAATGATACTTAATCTAGAATGtatatgtacgcgcgtaagaagttatacttctttggcattattaaaaatagtttttgattgcatgcaaataattaattacaattaaataatcaaaaactggaaaaggagtcattatagtcaataaagttcagtttacatttgaaaaattaaataaataaatatttattattattctcttacataaagtgtaacataaattctattattattcgaatgttgtttttaaattatgtccaatgccgtagtaTCTTCcttgggcaacttcattctgttaattttgtgtcacggtgcgcgcgcatcgtaaaattttactctcatcaatttttcataacgcgcctaaagaagtataacttcaaaaatatagttgattatttttccgaccctaatgtcggccaatagaattgcaccattcgacgtcacgtggtacaacctacatggtattatactgataattttttgtgaaaattttctctggtcgttgcttcaagaaaagtattaagtagttgttttattcattatgaaattcttatttgttaactgtacatttcgtctcatggtgcaattctattggccgacatttgggtcggaaaaataatcccccgaataccacacgagcttcaaaattatcgggcatttccctcaaggttccctgcaaacaaatatagtcgtcatgacgacgaacctatcgggaaatacccgataattttgaagctcttgtggtattataactGAATATTTACATTCCCTCGTCAACCTTGCCTGTGTGCCTTTTGTTGGCGAAGGCCACCTCCAATTAGGGATGAGAtattatgcataaaaaaatcgattttttattaatcgattgtttttttagtatgaaaattCGATTAAAGTCATACTCAGGATCTATCAAATTTCAATCAAAACGAGATtaggttaattaaaaaagatttttttttaaatcgattaataaataatcgatttaTTCCTAATTTTTCATggttttattaatgaaaaataaacaatagaaattatacacaaattaaagttttagaaTAATCAATATTGAAATTAACCTAATCTCCTTTGATAGATTTCAGGTGAAATTTGATAGATGCTGAGTGTATGCCTTTTCAGTTTCAGTTCAttctataaaagatagagagaCACACTGtcgggattttttttatagacagtgatgtgtcctgaaaaattgtaatacatcattttgttctatctttaatagatttcgcagcgcacgcgattgaagaaagttttttgtttatttttttacaccttgggttagattatttaagttttagtaagcctccctaatttttttgaaaatgaaatatagcctatgtcactcgagaatagtgtagcttgccaacggtgaaagaatttttcgagaaaaaaataaaaataaaaaaataaagaaagaaatcggtccagtagtttcggatcctattcatttcaaacaaacaaaaaatcaaatctttcctctttataatattatagtatagatatacgttataattttttgttttctacAAATAGAAGCAATGTTTAATTATGGTAACAAAAACATTCTAGAATAAATTGTTTGTGTTAAAGTGATACAATatgtatctatatatttttattgcatacAATTTTCGTGTACAATAATTACGACAATTTAGTTCTTGATCATATAACCATTGTCAACAAAAAATTCCGCTCCTGTCACGCCAACCGCCTTGTCACTTGCCAAAAAAAGTATCATATCAGCGATTTCTACAGACTGCGATACACGCTTCAGTGGCATAGAGTCGGCATAATTCTCTAGCTTAATATTTGTCAAACCAGCGTTATCCATAAAGTCGGTTATAACTGGTCCAGGGCTCACTGTGTTGACTCGTACGCCTTCACTCGCCAATTCCACAGCCGCACAGCGTGTAAAATGGTTTAAAGCAGCCTTTGAGACACAATACGGACTCGCACCTTTGATTGTCGGTGTCAAAGAGCCAGCGACACTTGATATATTGACGATATTTCCTTTAGTTTTGACCAAATATGGTGCTGCGAGGGAGGTAACGTTAAGATGCGCTCGGACATTAACTTTCATGGTCTCATCATACATTTCCAAGAAGTTACTTTCCAAAATAGTTGCATTTGGCATTATCCCAGCATTGTTGACCAACACATCGAGTTTTCCAAATGTTTCTATGACAGATGcaaccatttttttacattcttCTTCGTCGCCTACATCGGCCTTGATTACCAACGGTTTGGAATATTTGGAACAGTTTTCGGCGACTTTGTTCAGTTTTTCCACGTTCCTGCCGACGATGGCCACGCTGGCTCCATTTTTAGCGAATTCAATAGCCGTCGCGGCTCCAATACCGGAGCTGACGCCCGTTATAAGCACTACTTTGTCTTTGAAACTCATGATTACATTGGAGATAGACTGCAATGTAATTATATAGACGATTTATTGTGATAAGATAATAAGATAAACACTATACTTAATTTACGCATGATAATAAATCATGTTTCTAAGTGCTGACCTTTGACGCGAACAAGAGGGCtattgttatatgtatttctatcattaaaacactatttagtAGGCCGCGTCTTTGTTTTGCACGCATGGATTTCGTTGTCGGATTCCTTTGCGACATTATACAAGCATAATTCTGATGCAGTATTGGccagcgtacgactctcatctctgaagACGTGGGCTGCCcggatgtgcaccaatggaattttcgatctgcgcatttaacactcgctcgttggaaggaaaacatcatgaggaaaccggcatgccttacacacaaaaatcaaataaaaaaaacatacaaccctaaattttcaGTCGTATATCACCAACTcctgctttttattttttaattaaaatcttacgACTTGAACTCTAAGGTTTACATAGAGAAATATTCACTTATAATATTCCCTTaaggttccctgcaaacaaatatagtatcaaaattatcgggtattaatacccgataattttgaagctcgtgtggtattcgggggattatttttccgacccaaatgtcggccaatagaattgcaccatgagacgaaatgtacagttaacaaataagaatttcataatgaataaaacaactacttaatacttttcttgaagcaacgaccagagaaaattttcacaaaaaattatcagtataataccatgtaggttgtaccacgtgacgtcgaatggtgcaattctattggccgatatttgggtcggaaaaataatcacagaaaaacctaaaaagttttcattccaaaAAACCGAActgtctctggggtagcatagcaaaatgttccatgttgtaTGTACcgaaaaggtaggctaagtaaattcacattaaggagaaacaaagttcgcgggggcagttAGTAAATATAAACTCTTATAATTGTAACGATATATacgttatacatttttgttttctacaaatatataactaataaaagCAATGTTTAACTAGGTATGGTAACAAAAACATTCTAGAATAAATCTTGTTTGTGTTAAACTGATACAAAacgtttgtataaaaattatatattttaataattacgacAATTCAGTTCTTGATCATATAACCATTGTCAACAAAAAATTCCGCTCCTGTCACGCCAACAGCCTTGTCACTTGCCAAAAAAAGTATCATATCAGCGATTTCCACAGACTGCGATACACGCTTCAGTGGCAAAAAGTCGGCATAATTCTCTAGCTTAACATTTGTCAATCCAGCGTTTTCCATAATGTCGGTTATAACTGGTCCAGGGCTCACTGTGTTGACTCGTATGCCTTCACTCGCCAATTCCACAGCTGCACAGCGTGTAAAATGGTTTAATGCCGCCTTTGAGACACAGTATGGAGTTATACCTTTCATTATCGGTGCCATGGAGCCAGCGACACTTGATATATTGACGATATTACCTTTAGTTTTGACCAGATACGGCGCTGCGAGGGAGGTCACGTTAAGATGCGCTCGGACATTAACTTTCATGGTCTCATCGTACATTTCCAAGAAGTTACCTTCCAAAATAGTCGCATTTCGCATTATCCCAGCATTGTTGACCAACACATCGAGTTTTCCAAATGTTTTTATGACAGATGcaaccatttttttacattcttCTTCGTCGCCTACGTCGGCCTTGATTACCAACGGTTTGGAATATTTGGAACAGTTTTCGGCGACTTTGTTCAGTTTTTCCACGTTCCTGCCGACGATGGCTACGTTAGCTCCATTTTTAGCGAATTCGATAGCCGTCGCGGCTCCAATACCGGAGCTGGCGCCCGTTATAAGCACTACTTTGCCTTTGAAACTCATTGTTACAAAGTAGATGTTCATTACTGCATTTATATAGACGACAATCTATTATTACGAGTTGTTGAGATAATAAGCACTTGTAAACTTACGCAAGTCATGTTTATAAGTGCTGTATGACCTTTGTCAAGAGAGGTATTGTTAACTCATTTGTACACTAGTTATTAGCCATGATTTAAAATTAGGTTTTGctggcaaaaaaatattttagacctCCCGAAGTATTTTTTCagtcaatttacataaaaccaaACTATCTCGGAATTACAACttaattactaaattaatgaaaatattgatatgttttacttaatgaggtttaattttctatttagtttGACTTTTGCTGTGTACTTgcgttaaatttttttcttgctAGAGTGAAGTTTAGTGGCGGTTGTTGGTGGGatgttgaaataaatgaaactctttgtttgaagcgGGGTGTAAACAGgttttaatcgtttaaaacatgagcttaaaactaacttaaattaaaggtagtggggttgcgacgctagactaacaaaaaactttacttattcttaatttgatattattttattctttgattacatttttgatattattcttaaatctaagtggCACTTCTGTTGATagttaatacatttatgagaatattttgtaagtgcggaaaaatatagatatctttaaaaagaatagtagcttccaaaattatagtactcgtaataaagaaaaaattatcgCACCAACCACAAGGCTGCATAAACGAGTAATTCTTTTCAACAAAACCCCTAGTGAGATACAAATgttgtcaataaaaaaatttaaatcgtaaaggcctattataatacaaatgaatatttaaacgatcctagtgcttggatatgaattgctccagtataAAGATACCTCTTTACGCGTTACCACGCGACTGAATCACTCGGCTGCATTTCCTGACTCAggggcgatcgtcaacatccaagactgttttaatgtaaaatgggaacaaaccgtgatccatgtggtatcatattatttcagtataataagtattattattattttcttatgtagccaagttcacatttcaaggatcgtcatgctcgcttaaatgtcattgcttgttgcggcgtccatgcgtcgggttgtctctctccctgaaatatggcgagggggccgatggctggccatgcgtcatactcgtgaacgggtgctactagtggagactggtcgtacttgtaACTTATAACTTACTATAATAACTTGTACTTATAACTAACaccaccgcatacacgaatatGCGATggtgttagttatttcgactatgtatttgcgtgttgttcccacgag
Coding sequences within:
- the LOC125058640 gene encoding 3-oxoacyl-[acyl-carrier-protein] reductase FabG-like; this translates as MSFKGKVVLITGASSGIGAATAIEFAKNGANVAIVGRNVEKLNKVAENCSKYSKPLVIKADVGDEEECKKMVASVIKTFGKLDVLVNNAGIMRNATILEGNFLEMYDETMKVNVRAHLNVTSLAAPYLVKTKGNIVNISSVAGSMAPIMKGITPYCVSKAALNHFTRCAAVELASEGIRVNTVSPGPVITDIMENAGLTNVKLENYADFLPLKRVSQSVEIADMILFLASDKAVGVTGAEFFVDNGYMIKN
- the LOC125058642 gene encoding 3-oxoacyl-[acyl-carrier-protein] reductase FabG-like, whose translation is MSFKHKVVLITGASSGIGAATAIEFAKNGANVAIVGRNVEKLNNVAGNCSKYSKPLVIKADVGDEEECKKMVASVIKTFGKLDVLVNNAGIMRNATILEGNFLEMYDETMKVNVRAHLNVTSLAAPYLVKTKGNIVNISSVAGSMAPRMKGITPYCVSKAALNHFTRCAAVELASEGVRVNTVSPGPVITDFMDNAGLTNVKLENYADSMPLKRVSQSVEIADMILFLASDKAVGVTGAEFFVDNGYMIKN